In one Mesorhizobium australicum genomic region, the following are encoded:
- a CDS encoding universal stress protein has protein sequence MKTILTVTSPDLDDTDLKLAATLCEEHGAHLAVLVVKLAAAPPIGGYAAIVSDAWLQEREADKASLKERTAAVSDLLATLSISADVSSDYPEEPWVDDIVGRRARYADLTLVGPQLLRGGILKSKVIAGALFSSGKPLLLVPRGSSPTLRPRRVVVGWDSSLEASNAVASALDILSTAEDVRLLLVDPVEGESGQGAEPGADAAAYLARHGVRVTVDRRPSQGRSIAAVLRQHAVDTAAELLVIGAYGHSRLEERIFGGVTKSMIDEPPLPILMAR, from the coding sequence ATGAAGACGATCCTCACCGTCACCAGCCCGGACCTCGACGACACGGACCTGAAGCTCGCCGCCACGCTGTGCGAGGAACACGGCGCGCATCTCGCCGTCCTCGTCGTCAAGCTCGCAGCTGCCCCGCCGATCGGCGGCTATGCCGCGATCGTATCGGACGCATGGCTCCAGGAGCGGGAGGCCGACAAAGCAAGCCTGAAAGAGCGGACCGCGGCGGTATCCGACCTGCTCGCGACCCTGTCGATATCGGCCGACGTGTCGAGCGACTATCCCGAGGAACCGTGGGTGGACGACATCGTCGGCCGGCGCGCCCGCTATGCCGACCTCACGCTCGTCGGCCCTCAGCTTCTGCGCGGCGGCATCCTGAAGAGCAAAGTGATCGCCGGCGCCCTGTTCTCGTCCGGCAAGCCGCTGCTGCTCGTGCCGCGCGGCTCGAGCCCGACGCTCAGGCCGAGGCGCGTGGTGGTCGGGTGGGATTCGAGCCTGGAGGCGTCCAACGCGGTCGCCAGTGCGCTCGACATCCTGTCCACGGCGGAGGACGTCCGCCTGCTGCTGGTCGATCCCGTCGAGGGAGAGAGCGGCCAGGGCGCTGAACCCGGCGCCGATGCCGCCGCCTATCTCGCGCGACACGGCGTCAGGGTCACCGTCGACCGCCGTCCGAGCCAGGGCCGTTCGATCGCCGCTGTTTTGCGCCAGCACGCTGTCGACACCGCGGCCGAGCTGCTGGTGATAGGTGCCTACGGTCATTCCAGACTGGAGGAACGGATCTTCGGCGGGGTGACGAAATCGATGATCGACGAGCCGCCGCTGCCGATCCTGATGGCGCGCTAG
- a CDS encoding AAA family ATPase — translation MITDEQTDAIAFLTDPSTHGVTGPVETIETHISHIVLAGERAFKMKRAVKLPYVDFSTPALRLAACEKEVEFNSETAPGLYLGVRRLTRDAGGRLDLDGEGEMVDAAIEMRRFDQSALLDRMAGAGRLTPALMTDTARMIVRFHRGAPVVHAGGGAANLAGVLDINRAGFATSHVFSTDEVERFDAAFRVALAHHAALLDRREQAGKVRRCHGDLHLRNLFLDQGEPRLFDCIEFNDQIATVDVLYDLAFLLMDLWHRDLDELANLVMNRYLDEADDEDGFVLLPFLMAVRAAVRAHVTATQVEEGADPSGKLEREARAYFDLATRLLPPHPPRLLAIGGLSGTGKTTVAEALAPHVGPPPGARIVESDRIRKALHGVAAETRLPDKAYRPEVSDRVYREMAWRAGLILSEGGSVVADAVFERPNDRARIKQVADERDVPFDGIWLEAPADVLWQRVGQRSGGPSDATVDVLSRQLQRDAGEIGWRRLDAARQPARIVADILAFTKKGEPSAA, via the coding sequence TTGATCACCGACGAGCAGACCGATGCGATTGCATTCCTCACCGATCCCTCGACGCACGGGGTGACCGGCCCGGTCGAGACCATCGAAACCCACATCTCGCACATCGTTCTCGCCGGAGAGCGCGCCTTCAAGATGAAGCGCGCGGTGAAGCTCCCCTATGTCGATTTCTCAACCCCGGCCCTGCGGCTCGCCGCATGCGAGAAGGAGGTCGAGTTCAATTCCGAAACGGCCCCCGGCCTCTATCTCGGCGTGCGGCGCCTGACGCGAGACGCCGGCGGACGTCTCGACTTAGACGGCGAAGGCGAGATGGTCGACGCGGCCATCGAGATGAGACGTTTCGACCAATCCGCCCTGCTCGACCGGATGGCCGGAGCGGGCAGGCTGACGCCGGCCCTGATGACCGACACCGCGCGGATGATCGTCCGTTTCCACCGTGGCGCGCCGGTCGTCCATGCGGGCGGCGGCGCGGCCAATCTGGCGGGCGTGCTCGACATCAACCGGGCCGGCTTCGCGACAAGCCATGTCTTCTCGACGGACGAGGTCGAGCGCTTCGACGCTGCTTTCCGCGTAGCACTTGCGCATCATGCCGCCCTGCTCGACCGGCGGGAGCAGGCGGGCAAGGTGCGGCGCTGCCATGGAGATCTCCACCTGCGCAACCTCTTCCTCGACCAGGGCGAGCCGCGCCTGTTCGACTGCATCGAGTTCAACGATCAGATCGCCACCGTGGACGTGCTTTACGATCTCGCCTTCCTGCTGATGGACCTATGGCACCGCGACCTGGACGAGCTCGCCAATCTGGTGATGAACCGCTACCTGGACGAGGCGGACGATGAAGACGGCTTCGTGCTCCTCCCCTTCCTCATGGCTGTCCGGGCCGCCGTGCGGGCGCATGTCACTGCGACGCAGGTCGAGGAAGGCGCGGACCCGTCCGGCAAATTGGAAAGAGAAGCGCGCGCCTATTTCGACCTCGCTACCCGCCTGCTACCCCCCCATCCGCCACGCCTCCTCGCCATTGGCGGGTTGAGCGGCACGGGCAAGACGACGGTGGCCGAGGCGCTGGCGCCGCATGTCGGACCGCCGCCCGGCGCGCGCATTGTCGAGAGCGACCGCATCCGCAAGGCGCTGCACGGCGTCGCAGCCGAAACGCGCCTGCCGGACAAGGCCTATCGGCCGGAAGTGTCCGATCGCGTCTATCGCGAGATGGCCTGGCGGGCCGGTCTCATCCTGTCCGAGGGCGGCTCGGTGGTAGCGGACGCCGTCTTCGAACGGCCGAATGACCGCGCCCGGATCAAGCAGGTCGCCGACGAGCGGGATGTCCCCTTCGACGGCATATGGCTGGAGGCGCCGGCCGACGTGCTCTGGCAGAGGGTCGGGCAGCGCTCCGGCGGCCCTTCCGACGCAACCGTCGACGTCCTGTCCCGCCAGTTGCAGCGGGACGCGGGCGAGATCGGCTGGCGGAGGCTCGACGCCGCGCGCCAGCCGGCCCGCATCGTCGCCGACATTCTGGCATTCACGAAAAAGGGCGAGCCCTCGGCCGCATGA
- a CDS encoding phasin family protein: protein MATKKTTSTIEAPSVPFLAEGRNAIQAGMQIQAQAFGALLRYQIEGLAFLKRRYEQDAKLAEELAASEEMKDAFDILSTFAQNAASDYAGEASRLASLGSKLASEAAKQARKDAATIAGDMAAQTAA from the coding sequence ATGGCGACGAAGAAGACGACTTCCACCATTGAAGCGCCGTCCGTACCGTTCCTGGCTGAGGGACGCAACGCGATCCAGGCGGGAATGCAGATCCAGGCGCAGGCATTCGGCGCGTTGCTGCGCTATCAGATCGAGGGCCTCGCCTTCCTGAAACGCCGCTACGAGCAGGATGCGAAACTTGCCGAGGAACTCGCCGCGAGCGAGGAGATGAAGGACGCCTTCGACATCCTCAGCACCTTTGCCCAGAACGCCGCGTCCGACTATGCGGGCGAAGCCAGCCGGCTCGCTTCCCTCGGTTCGAAGCTCGCGTCCGAGGCGGCGAAGCAAGCACGCAAGGACGCCGCGACAATCGCCGGGGACATGGCCGCGCAGACGGCCGCCTGA
- a CDS encoding alpha/beta fold hydrolase yields the protein MKDARQTSRPTVQAPEIPPVPAREELGSEAFRAIDRMREAMTARMSAGLSPTALAMAQFDWWTHLMAAPGKRLELADKAARKSARLLAHVAALDSDPDAPPTIEPLPGDDRFSGEAWRKPPFSIWAQSFLLTQQWWHNVTHEVPGVSPHHEDVVSFMARQMLDLFSPSNVPFMNPEIISRTIETGAMNFVKGFANWIEDQTRRVNGQPRVGAEEFAVGKDVAVTPGKVVFRNHLIELIQYAPTTPDVFADPVLIVPAWIMKYYILDLSPANSLIRYLVGKGHTVFCISWRNPTAEDRDLGLDDYRRLGLMAAVDAVSAIVPDRRIHAAGYCLGGTLLAIGAAAMARARDDRLATVTLLAAQTDFSEPGELALFIDHDQLHLLESMMWDRGYLSADQMSGAFQMLRTNDLVWSRMVRNYLMGEREPMFDLMAWNADTTRMPYRMHAEYLRKLYLDNDLAAGRLMVEGRAAAIQNIRAPMFVVGTERDHVAPWRSVYKIHDLTDTELTFVLTSGGHNAGIVSEPGRPRRRYRIATKHADGVSIGPDEWTASADARQGSWWEAWTDWLALHSEAARVAPPPMGAPDHSLPPLDDAPGVFVLQR from the coding sequence ATGAAAGACGCGAGACAGACTTCCAGGCCCACCGTTCAGGCTCCAGAGATCCCGCCGGTGCCGGCCCGCGAGGAACTGGGCAGCGAGGCGTTTCGCGCCATCGACAGGATGCGGGAGGCGATGACGGCGCGCATGAGCGCAGGCCTGTCGCCGACGGCGCTGGCGATGGCGCAGTTCGATTGGTGGACGCATCTGATGGCGGCGCCCGGCAAGCGGCTGGAGCTCGCCGACAAGGCGGCCCGCAAGTCCGCACGGCTTCTGGCGCATGTCGCTGCGCTCGACTCCGATCCTGACGCGCCGCCGACGATAGAGCCGCTGCCGGGGGACGACCGGTTCTCGGGCGAGGCGTGGCGGAAACCGCCCTTCAGCATATGGGCGCAATCCTTCCTGCTCACCCAGCAATGGTGGCACAACGTCACGCATGAGGTGCCGGGCGTGTCGCCGCACCACGAGGATGTCGTGTCCTTCATGGCGCGGCAGATGCTTGACCTGTTCTCTCCGTCCAACGTGCCGTTCATGAATCCGGAAATCATCTCCCGCACGATCGAGACGGGCGCCATGAACTTTGTGAAGGGCTTCGCCAACTGGATCGAGGACCAGACGCGGAGGGTAAACGGGCAGCCGCGGGTCGGCGCGGAGGAATTCGCCGTCGGCAAGGATGTGGCCGTCACGCCCGGCAAGGTGGTGTTCCGCAATCACCTGATCGAGCTGATCCAGTACGCGCCAACGACGCCGGACGTGTTCGCCGATCCGGTGCTGATCGTGCCGGCCTGGATCATGAAATACTACATCCTCGACCTGTCGCCGGCCAATTCGCTGATCCGCTACCTGGTCGGGAAGGGCCATACGGTCTTCTGCATTTCGTGGCGCAATCCGACCGCCGAGGACCGGGACCTCGGTCTGGACGACTACCGCCGTTTGGGCCTCATGGCCGCCGTCGATGCCGTCTCGGCGATCGTTCCGGACAGACGGATCCATGCGGCGGGATACTGCCTCGGCGGGACGCTGCTCGCGATCGGCGCCGCGGCGATGGCGCGCGCGCGTGACGACCGGCTCGCCACCGTCACGCTGCTTGCCGCTCAGACGGACTTTTCCGAGCCCGGCGAACTGGCGCTGTTCATCGACCACGACCAGTTGCACCTGCTCGAAAGCATGATGTGGGACCGCGGCTATCTCTCCGCCGACCAGATGTCCGGCGCTTTCCAGATGCTGCGGACCAACGACCTCGTCTGGTCGCGCATGGTGCGCAATTATCTGATGGGCGAGCGCGAGCCGATGTTCGACCTGATGGCGTGGAACGCCGACACGACCCGCATGCCCTACAGGATGCATGCCGAATATCTGCGCAAGCTCTATCTCGACAACGACCTGGCGGCTGGACGGTTGATGGTGGAGGGCAGGGCGGCGGCGATTCAGAACATCAGGGCGCCGATGTTCGTGGTCGGCACGGAGCGGGACCATGTCGCGCCGTGGCGGTCGGTCTACAAGATCCACGACCTGACCGACACGGAGCTCACCTTCGTGCTCACCAGCGGCGGTCACAATGCCGGCATCGTCAGCGAGCCCGGCAGGCCGCGCCGCCGTTATCGCATCGCGACGAAACACGCCGATGGCGTGTCGATCGGCCCGGACGAGTGGACGGCGTCGGCCGACGCACGGCAGGGCTCGTGGTGGGAGGCGTGGACTGACTGGCTCGCACTACATTCCGAGGCCGCGAGGGTCGCGCCGCCGCCGATGGGCGCGCCGGATCATAGCCTTCCGCCACTCGACGATGCGCCGGGCGTCTTTGTGCTGCAGCGATAG
- a CDS encoding NAD(P)H-dependent flavin oxidoreductase has protein sequence MPTPVSWAGRLRLPVVAAPMFLISGPDLVVGTCNAGAVGSFPALNQRTSDGYRDWLDEIAGRLEPGAAPFGVNLVVHKSNPRLEADLAITIDHKVPLVITSLGLNRDLIAAVHGYGGLVFHDVTNLRFAAKAAEAGVDGLIAVTYGAGGHAGLISPFAALHEIRQIFDGTLLLGGAISTGRQVAAARLMGADMVYMGTRFMATAESMAVERQRQMILDAKAADIVYTPAVSGVPGNFLRASLAAAGKNPDDLTPPDKLNFGTTDAKAWRDLWAAGQGVGAIDDLPHVAALVDRLEAEYRSAATLLV, from the coding sequence ATGCCGACACCTGTTTCCTGGGCCGGGCGTCTTCGACTTCCGGTCGTCGCCGCGCCGATGTTCCTGATCTCCGGCCCCGACCTCGTCGTCGGGACATGCAATGCGGGCGCGGTCGGTTCCTTCCCGGCGCTCAACCAGCGGACCAGTGACGGCTATCGCGACTGGCTCGACGAAATCGCCGGAAGGCTGGAGCCGGGTGCTGCGCCCTTTGGCGTCAATCTGGTCGTGCACAAGTCCAATCCGCGTCTGGAGGCTGATCTCGCCATCACGATCGATCACAAGGTGCCGCTGGTCATCACGTCGCTTGGGTTGAACCGCGACCTGATCGCGGCGGTGCACGGCTATGGCGGGCTGGTGTTCCACGACGTGACGAACCTGAGATTTGCGGCGAAGGCCGCCGAGGCGGGCGTCGACGGGCTGATTGCCGTAACCTATGGCGCGGGCGGCCACGCGGGGCTGATCAGCCCGTTCGCGGCGCTGCACGAGATCCGGCAGATCTTCGACGGTACGCTCCTGCTCGGCGGCGCGATCTCGACCGGGCGCCAGGTGGCGGCGGCACGGCTGATGGGCGCGGACATGGTCTACATGGGCACCCGCTTCATGGCGACGGCCGAGAGCATGGCGGTGGAGCGGCAGCGGCAGATGATCCTCGACGCCAAGGCCGCCGACATCGTCTACACGCCGGCTGTCAGCGGCGTGCCCGGCAATTTCCTGCGCGCCAGCCTCGCCGCGGCGGGCAAGAATCCCGACGATCTCACGCCGCCCGACAAGCTGAACTTCGGCACGACGGACGCCAAGGCCTGGCGCGACCTGTGGGCTGCGGGGCAGGGCGTGGGCGCGATCGACGATCTGCCGCATGTCGCCGCCCTGGTCGACCGGCTGGAGGCCGAATACCGTTCGGCGGCGACGCTTCTCGTCTGA
- a CDS encoding ABC transporter substrate-binding protein, whose translation MRKTLLALAATLLASTAYAQETGVTDTEIKIGDVNIMTGPASFIGKAVSVGSKIAASEINEAGGVNGRKITVITEDDGYVPARSFQALTKLLEVDGIFALNGTSGSANILAMLPLIEENNLPTIVTTAPNELVYTPVRPSVFTIGASYSDAFYGQLKYIHENMKVEKPVYGLIRQDDDFGAAIEHGYDRAIKEFGGTDGLKVRFKKGTANFAAEMAQMKQAGVNVLANGGIIAGAANILGEARKLSLDLQVAGVWSEDMPPSVNLAAPAGYDYLIADYVALNGPAIDAFMEKAKKYVSAEEIAAINRYTYLSYVGLHSLAEGMKRCGKELTRACTVKQLRGLKDFDTQGVSAPISFDNDKQLSGTALKIYQLNSKDKTFKTLQDFTQY comes from the coding sequence ATGAGGAAGACATTGCTTGCACTGGCCGCGACGCTGCTCGCGTCGACGGCATACGCACAGGAGACCGGCGTCACCGACACCGAGATCAAGATCGGCGACGTGAACATCATGACGGGGCCGGCGTCCTTCATCGGCAAGGCCGTCTCCGTCGGCTCGAAGATCGCGGCGTCCGAGATCAACGAGGCCGGCGGCGTCAACGGCCGCAAGATCACGGTCATCACCGAGGACGACGGCTATGTGCCGGCGCGTTCGTTCCAGGCGCTGACCAAGCTTCTCGAAGTCGACGGCATCTTCGCGCTGAACGGCACGTCCGGGTCGGCCAACATCCTCGCAATGCTGCCGCTGATCGAGGAGAACAACCTGCCGACCATCGTCACCACCGCGCCGAACGAGCTGGTCTACACTCCGGTGCGACCGTCCGTGTTCACCATCGGCGCGAGCTATTCCGACGCGTTCTACGGCCAGCTGAAATACATCCACGAGAACATGAAGGTGGAGAAGCCGGTCTACGGACTGATCCGTCAGGACGACGATTTCGGCGCGGCGATCGAACACGGCTACGACCGCGCGATCAAGGAGTTCGGCGGCACCGACGGGCTGAAGGTGCGCTTCAAGAAGGGCACTGCCAATTTCGCCGCCGAGATGGCGCAGATGAAGCAGGCCGGCGTCAATGTGCTCGCCAACGGCGGCATCATCGCCGGCGCGGCGAACATCCTGGGCGAGGCGCGCAAGCTGTCGCTGGACCTGCAGGTCGCGGGCGTCTGGTCGGAGGATATGCCTCCGTCGGTCAACCTGGCGGCGCCGGCCGGTTACGACTACCTCATCGCCGACTACGTGGCGCTGAACGGCCCGGCGATCGACGCGTTCATGGAAAAGGCGAAGAAATACGTCTCGGCCGAAGAGATCGCCGCGATCAATCGCTACACCTATCTCAGCTATGTCGGCCTGCATTCGCTGGCGGAAGGCATGAAGCGCTGCGGCAAGGAACTGACGCGGGCCTGCACGGTCAAACAGCTGCGCGGGCTGAAGGATTTCGACACGCAGGGCGTATCGGCGCCGATCAGCTTCGACAACGACAAGCAGCTCTCCGGCACGGCGCTGAAGATCTACCAGCTCAATTCGAAGGACAAGACCTTCAAGACGCTGCAGGATTTCACCCAGTACTGA
- a CDS encoding branched-chain amino acid ABC transporter permease, with product MRTGHFKERTGQLVALSDSKVVWSFVALLFALALVAPFVLGNYQVTLVVSTLIAIVGAVGLNMLTGTTGLISLGQAGFLAVGAYTNAILMMDYGWPVWLSLPAGGVMAALISILVGVPSLRLKGLYLAITTLAFAFIINHIILYAEGLTHGPNGIFVSGAKLFGFDIQKGKPLYYTTLGIAAIVVFAALNIQRSRIGRAWMAIRDHDIAARVMGVDLVRYKLLAFMVSSFIVGIAGALISLQIRFVNIDVFALILSIEALAIVILGGLGSIAGAILGAIFLSLLPEAIRLFFETFADTNSSFYTTYVYEIRGITYGVVIIAFLRLKPEGLIGLWRDIRKYWSNWPLAY from the coding sequence ATGCGGACAGGACATTTCAAGGAACGTACCGGACAGCTGGTCGCATTGAGCGACAGCAAGGTGGTCTGGTCCTTCGTCGCGCTGCTGTTCGCGCTGGCGCTGGTCGCACCCTTCGTGCTCGGCAACTACCAAGTGACACTGGTCGTCTCGACGTTGATCGCGATCGTCGGCGCGGTGGGCCTCAACATGCTGACCGGCACGACCGGGCTGATCTCGCTCGGGCAGGCGGGCTTCCTCGCCGTCGGCGCCTATACCAATGCGATCCTGATGATGGACTATGGCTGGCCGGTCTGGCTGTCGCTGCCGGCGGGCGGGGTGATGGCGGCGCTGATCAGCATCCTGGTCGGCGTGCCCTCACTCAGGCTGAAGGGCCTCTATCTCGCGATCACCACGCTCGCCTTCGCCTTCATCATCAATCATATCATCCTCTATGCCGAGGGTCTGACGCATGGTCCGAACGGCATCTTCGTGTCGGGCGCGAAGCTGTTCGGCTTTGATATCCAGAAGGGCAAACCGCTCTACTACACGACGCTCGGCATCGCTGCGATCGTCGTCTTCGCAGCGCTCAACATCCAGCGCTCGCGGATCGGCCGCGCCTGGATGGCGATCCGCGACCACGACATCGCCGCGCGGGTCATGGGCGTCGATCTCGTGCGCTACAAGCTTTTGGCCTTCATGGTGTCGTCCTTCATCGTCGGCATCGCCGGCGCGCTGATCTCGCTGCAGATCCGCTTCGTCAACATCGACGTGTTCGCGCTGATCCTGTCGATCGAGGCACTGGCGATCGTGATCCTCGGGGGACTCGGCTCCATCGCCGGCGCCATTCTCGGGGCGATTTTCCTGTCACTGCTGCCCGAGGCGATCCGGCTGTTCTTCGAGACCTTCGCCGACACGAATTCGAGCTTCTACACGACCTATGTCTACGAGATCCGCGGCATCACCTACGGCGTCGTCATCATCGCCTTCCTGCGGCTGAAGCCGGAAGGACTGATCGGGCTTTGGCGTGACATCCGCAAATACTGGAGCAACTGGCCGCTCGCTTACTGA
- a CDS encoding branched-chain amino acid ABC transporter permease, with product MDFFLLLIATGLVSGAAYGLIAMGFALIFKSTGVVNFAQGELVMLTAYISFTLYSTFDLSFFPLMLVTIPISMLIGLVLERLFIRPMLGEPIFAIVMVTVGLAVILRGITIMIWGPDPFNFTAGISTEVVYVGSVPFYPAQLYLIGALAVLTFAGWAFLRFSRMGIAMRAVATNETAALLVGISVSRIHAVAWMLSAAIASVAGVLFAANFKLAPDLWFQGLKSFPAVILGGLDSVIGSAAAGLVIGLIENLFQGYIGQGLREISGFIVIIIVLMVRPYGLFGSKDIERV from the coding sequence ATGGACTTCTTCCTCCTCCTCATCGCCACCGGCCTCGTCTCCGGTGCCGCCTACGGCCTGATCGCGATGGGCTTCGCGCTCATCTTCAAGTCGACCGGCGTGGTGAATTTCGCCCAAGGCGAGCTGGTGATGCTCACCGCCTATATCTCGTTCACGCTCTACTCGACCTTCGACCTGTCGTTCTTCCCGCTGATGCTGGTGACGATCCCGATCTCGATGCTGATCGGGCTGGTGCTGGAGCGGCTATTCATCCGGCCGATGCTCGGCGAGCCGATCTTCGCCATCGTCATGGTGACGGTCGGCCTTGCGGTCATCCTGCGCGGCATCACCATCATGATCTGGGGGCCGGACCCGTTCAACTTCACCGCCGGCATCTCGACTGAGGTGGTCTATGTCGGCTCGGTGCCGTTCTATCCGGCACAACTCTATCTCATTGGCGCGCTGGCGGTGCTGACTTTCGCAGGCTGGGCCTTCCTGCGCTTCAGCCGTATGGGCATCGCGATGCGCGCCGTGGCGACCAACGAGACGGCGGCATTGCTGGTCGGCATCAGCGTCAGCCGCATCCACGCGGTCGCATGGATGCTGTCGGCGGCGATCGCGTCGGTTGCGGGCGTGCTGTTCGCGGCGAACTTCAAGCTGGCGCCGGACCTGTGGTTCCAGGGGCTGAAGTCGTTCCCGGCGGTCATCCTCGGCGGTCTCGACTCGGTCATCGGCTCGGCCGCGGCCGGCCTCGTCATCGGCCTGATCGAGAACCTGTTCCAGGGCTATATCGGCCAGGGACTGCGCGAGATCTCTGGCTTCATCGTCATCATCATCGTGCTGATGGTCCGCCCCTACGGACTGTTCGGCTCCAAGGACATCGAGCGCGTCTGA
- a CDS encoding AMP-dependent synthetase/ligase — MSGAIDFARVTMPQVLQHHAQTRGSDLALRVKEKGLWRRYSWQDYFDHARLVAIGLHALGLKQGERIAVAGDDSPEWLFSDLGVQMAGGACLGIYPTNPWPELQYIVRHSKARIVVCGDQEQTDKVLEARAKDGGLPDLEHIVCVDMKGMRHYREPGLISFADLLELGRKNEAKLGQVVDAQLAAGKPDDVAIIVYTSGTTGMPKGAMLTHRNMLHSASQVVQIHGLTRETYSVLCYLPLCHVAERSFSTVMQLVTGCTVSFAESVDTVVVNLREIAPKGFLGVPRIWEKMQQSVLYRVKDTTAFQRRVYEACMKRGRPIAERRLANGGTLASLGDRAMFALLSLVCFRSLRTFLGVNRVKNGFCGGATVSPEVLLFFWILGVPVYQIYGMTESAGVSHTQRPGATTLGRSGPLIPGVEQKVDEDGELLLRGASIFKGYLFDDTATSRAFSDGWLHTGDIVEIEKSGEVHVLDRKKDILITSGGKNITPSLIENALKDSPYIREAILLGDGRNFLSALIQIDLETTGKWAQQQNIQYTTYRTLAQNEKVNELISGEVRRVNDRFARVENVRKFVILAKELDHDDGELTATMKVRRRIIEDKFRTEIQSIYGGAA, encoded by the coding sequence ATGAGCGGGGCGATCGATTTCGCGCGCGTGACGATGCCGCAAGTGCTGCAGCACCACGCGCAGACACGCGGTTCCGATCTCGCGCTGCGCGTCAAGGAAAAGGGGCTGTGGCGCCGCTACAGCTGGCAGGACTATTTCGACCATGCACGTCTTGTCGCAATCGGCCTGCATGCTTTGGGCCTGAAGCAGGGCGAGCGGATCGCCGTTGCCGGCGACGACAGTCCCGAATGGCTGTTCTCCGACCTCGGCGTGCAGATGGCAGGCGGGGCCTGCCTCGGCATCTACCCGACCAATCCCTGGCCGGAGCTGCAATATATCGTGCGCCATTCGAAGGCGCGGATCGTCGTCTGCGGCGACCAGGAACAGACGGACAAAGTGCTGGAGGCGCGGGCCAAGGACGGCGGCCTGCCGGATCTCGAGCATATCGTCTGCGTCGACATGAAGGGCATGCGCCACTACCGCGAGCCAGGCCTGATCTCCTTCGCCGACCTTCTCGAACTTGGTCGGAAGAACGAGGCGAAGCTCGGTCAGGTGGTGGACGCGCAGCTCGCCGCCGGCAAGCCTGACGATGTCGCGATCATCGTCTACACCTCGGGCACGACCGGCATGCCGAAGGGCGCGATGCTGACCCATCGCAACATGCTGCACTCGGCCTCGCAGGTGGTGCAGATCCACGGGCTCACCCGCGAGACCTATTCGGTGCTCTGTTACTTGCCGCTCTGCCACGTCGCGGAACGCAGCTTCTCGACCGTGATGCAGCTCGTCACCGGTTGCACCGTGTCCTTCGCCGAGTCGGTCGACACTGTCGTTGTGAACCTGCGCGAGATCGCGCCGAAGGGTTTCCTCGGCGTGCCGCGCATCTGGGAGAAGATGCAGCAGAGCGTGCTCTACCGCGTCAAGGACACGACCGCCTTCCAGCGCCGCGTCTATGAGGCCTGCATGAAGCGTGGCCGACCGATCGCGGAGCGGCGGCTCGCCAATGGCGGCACCTTGGCCAGCCTCGGCGACCGGGCGATGTTCGCGCTGCTGTCGCTCGTCTGCTTCCGCAGCCTGCGCACCTTCCTGGGCGTCAACCGGGTGAAGAACGGCTTCTGCGGCGGGGCGACCGTTTCGCCGGAGGTGCTCTTGTTCTTCTGGATCCTCGGCGTGCCGGTCTACCAGATTTACGGCATGACGGAGAGCGCCGGCGTCTCGCACACGCAGCGTCCCGGCGCCACAACGCTCGGCCGCTCCGGTCCGCTCATCCCCGGCGTCGAGCAGAAGGTGGACGAGGACGGCGAACTGCTGCTCAGGGGCGCCAGCATCTTCAAAGGCTATCTTTTCGACGATACGGCGACCTCGCGCGCCTTCAGCGATGGCTGGTTGCACACGGGCGACATCGTCGAGATCGAGAAGAGCGGCGAGGTCCATGTGCTCGATCGCAAGAAGGACATCCTGATCACGTCCGGCGGCAAGAACATCACGCCGTCGCTGATCGAGAACGCGCTGAAGGATTCGCCCTACATCCGCGAGGCGATCCTGCTCGGCGACGGCCGCAACTTCCTGTCGGCGCTGATCCAGATCGATCTCGAGACCACCGGCAAGTGGGCACAGCAGCAGAACATCCAGTACACCACCTACCGGACGCTGGCGCAGAACGAGAAGGTCAACGAGCTGATCTCGGGAGAGGTCAGGCGCGTCAACGACCGCTTCGCTCGCGTCGAGAACGTGCGCAAGTTCGTCATCCTCGCCAAGGAGCTCGACCATGACGACGGCGAGCTGACCGCGACGATGAAGGTGCGTCGGCGGATCATAGAGGACAAGTTCCGCACCGAAATCCAGTCGATCTACGGAGGCGCGGCCTGA